In a genomic window of Henningerozyma blattae CBS 6284 chromosome 9, complete genome:
- the APL3 gene encoding Apl3p (similar to Saccharomyces cerevisiae APL3 (YBL037W); ancestral locus Anc_3.325) — protein MVNQNVRIGSSNNSMTGLNFFIADLRNSQESKSEQDKRINSELIKIKTFFDSTNTSLSVKSNNNQGYNLKKNISKLIYIYITSNTSKLDDIKFGLKQFLQLSKSNKYSEKFIGYLIISLLYQYETIREKLMELMKFTIINDLNSSNEHFNSLALTFIGIASNFDPQLLNDDTIIECVFRFIANPRTVNCLKQKTCLAINCMCLNIKKFNLASGELHNILNETNIQHFFNLLNDEGNPSIILTALPVLEYYSKNIDPIKCLRIIPHLTKILLDCLTIRKQRSSSTANPSEFILPNPWLITNIINVLNVLIISNNESIKVTNLDHLNQLNNLNDETLGKLRICVTKAIDLNTRDFKTPFGKLIQNIILFKLIKFAGKLNPSDESIENSITALCSLLVNDGGNTNGNGTNMKYLTLDCLIELTNTSGKIDCLRQKNLYVLFNVLKMERDISIIKKIVELIYICTDASNMKLIVNQLLKYILNANCVADQNLKSDISIKISKMMEKYNQDEDLYMNVSLKLLSGSVSGGGMMNKNNDLIIQRLIQIIVNNEHLQKKFSLILLEYLNKMNSNENIIQLSCFIIGEFADLIEQKISIGDLFNLFTTKYFSVSNVTKAVILTSIIKLYKFDHSIGSVVIKFYQLELNSLDIELQTRSYEYLKMIQICKLSGNYELIETLFSRMPIYKGTKVEPPKELISNEIEMSKYYTDQKLSNTWEDSFKRMLIHKQGVMYQNTRIKIIYRMNVEEYTIGVSISIINQTEGVLNGLSSEIIPFKIRDNPEYVIGNNSGVSRLSLQKNERSNQTFDIIIRKPFDIEESPILRVCCNGMEDIVLKLGIGIVHTILPVREEDVVGFADFIRRWQMLPPEGYYNASETQYSGKLNQLLGAQGQEELVGYLQSVLQGKFGFQMITNNSVSNTVFGIGVVHSKTDGNFSCLIKLMFDMETGNVNLSCKSEHRGTLSKSIVDSVLTVI, from the coding sequence ATGGTAAATCAAAATGTTCGAATTGGAAGTTCGAATAATTCTATGACAggattaaattttttcattgcaGATTTAAGAAATTCTCAAGAATCCAAAAGTGAACAAGATAAACGAATCAATtcagaattaattaaaattaaaactttttttgaTTCTACAAATACTTCATTATCTGTtaaaagtaataataaccaagggtataatttaaagaaaaacatTTCGAagttaatttatatatatatcacaTCAAATACAAGTAAAttagatgatattaaatttggattaaaacaatttttacaattaagtaaatccaataaatattcagaGAAATTTATTGGATATTTAATCATCTCATTATTATATCAATATGAAACGATTCgagaaaaattaatggaattaatgaaatttacaattattaatgatttaaattcgAGTAATGAAcatttcaattcattagCGTTAACATTTATTGGTATTGCTAGTAATTTTGATCCTCAActattaaatgatgatacGATTATTGAGTGTGTATTTAGATTCATTGCTAATCCAAGAACAGTCAATTGTTTAAAGCAAAAGACATGCTTGGCAATAAATTGTATGTGTTTAAACAtcaagaaatttaatttagcCAGTGGAGAATTGCATAACatattaaatgaaacaaaCATTCAGcattttttcaatctaCTAAATGATGAGGGGAATCCTTCCATTATATTAACAGCATTACCAGTACTTGAATATTatagtaaaaatattgatccAATCAAATGTCTTCGAATAATCCCACATTTAACcaagatattattagattgtTTAACTATACGTAAACAAAGGTCGAGTTCAACTGCAAATCCGAGCGAATTTATATTGCCCAACCCATGGCTGATTACTAATATCATCAATGTTTTAAAcgtattaataatatctaataatgaaagtATTAAAGTGACCAATTTGgatcatttaaatcaattgaataatttaaatgatgaaacaTTGGGTAAATTACGTATATGTGTCACAAAGGctattgatttaaatactCGAGATTTCAAAACTCCCTTTGgtaaattaattcaaaatataatccttttcaaattaatcaaatttGCAGGGAAATTAAATCCATCAGATGAATCGATTGAAAATTCCATTACTGCTCTATGTTCGTTATTGGTAAATGATGGTGGTAATACCAATGGTAATGGTacaaatatgaaatatttgacGTTGGATTgtttaattgaattgacGAATACAAGTGGTAAGATTGATTGTTTAAggcaaaaaaatttatatgtCTTATTTAACGTGTTGAAAATGGAACGAGATATTTCTATAATCAAGAAAATTGTggaattaatttatatatgtaCAGATGCAAGTAATATGAAATTGATtgtaaatcaattattgaaatatattttgaatgcCAATTGTGTAGCAGatcaaaatttgaaatcagATATTTCAATCAAAATTAGTAAAATGatggaaaaatataatcaagatgaagatttatATATGAATGTATCGTTGAAATTACTTAGCGGGAGTGTCAGTGGTGGTGGTATGAtgaataagaataatgatttgattATTCAAAGGTTGATCCAAATCattgtaaataatgaacatttacaaaaaaaatttagtttAATCTTGttggaatatttaaacaagatgaattctaatgaaaatataatcCAATTGAGTTGTTTTATCATTGGAGAGTTTGCAGATTTGATTGAGCAGAAGATTAGTATTGGAGATTTGTTTAATCTGTTCACTACGAAATATTTCAGTGTGAGTAATGTTACCAAGGCAGTAATATTGACCAGTATAATCAAATTGTATAAATTTGATCATTCGATAGGGTCTGTGgtgattaaattttatcaattggAATTGAATTCTTTGGATATTGAATTACAAACAAGATCatatgaatatttgaaaatgatacaAATATGTAAATTGAGTGGGAATTATGAGTTGATTGAAACATTGTTTAGTCGAATGCCCATTTACAAGGGAACGAAAGTGGAGCCACCCAAggaattaatttcaaacgAAATTGAGATGTCAAAATATTACACGgatcaaaaattatctaatacATGGGAAGATAGTTTTAAGAGGATGTTAATTCACAAACAAGGTGTGATGTATCAAAACACACGTATCAAGATCATCTATCGAATGAATGTAGAGGAATATACTATTGGAGTTTCCATTTCGATAATCAATCAAACGGAAGGGGTACTCAATGGGTTGAGTAGTGAAATCATACCGTTCAAGATCCGGGATAATCCGGAATATGTGATTGGTAATAATAGTGGGGTATCACGATTAagtttacaaaaaaatgaaagatCGAATCAAACAtttgatataattattagGAAACCGTTTGATATAGAGGAGAGTCCTATCTTACGAGTATGTTGTAATGGTATGGAAGATATTGTATTGAAATTGGGTATTGGTATTGTTCATACAATCTTACCGGTAAGGGAAGAAGATGTTGTTGGATTTGCGGATTTTATTCGGAGATGGCAAATGCTGCCGCCAGAAGGGTATTACAATGCAAGTGAAACACAATATAGTGGGAAATTGAATCAATTGCTGGGGGCACAAGGGCAAGAAGAATTGGTTGGATATTTGCAAAGTGTATTGCAAGGTAAGTTTGGGTTCCAAATGATTACAAACAATAGTGTGAGTAACACGGTTTTTGGTATTGGGGTGGTCCATAGCAAGACGGATGGTAATTTCTCGTGTCTAATTAAATTGATGTTTGATATGGAAACCGGTAATGTGAATTTAAGTTGCAAGAGTGAGCATAGAGGAACATTAAGCAAGAGCATTGTAGATAGTGTTTTGACAGTTATATAG